One genomic region from candidate division KSB1 bacterium encodes:
- a CDS encoding TonB-dependent receptor codes for MKKILAVALIFLFICYLNTTNFANERANEPDSIRYRFAPVVVTGQRFELPQKDVAASITILSPIVLGQINLNTVADAVSYLVPGVFTTRRAVIGYGVAALAGGSITVRGMGGKPNSQVLMLIDGRPDFQGIFSHPINDAYFLDNVDRIEVLRGPASAVYGTNALGGVVNIITQELPTHGFETKLAISYGSFNTQKYRFQHQGCFGHLKYLVSAGYLKSDGHRSNSAFESQNYAIKVGYQIDNHFRIDFNGSATPYQFQDPGPERILLAGYFDHGDIVRSSMDLTFSNQFNSTNGTIKIHGNFGHHQLSDGWNSDDQTNGIIIFQNFDLAHEIKTTIGFDAKRFGGTAHSRNKKLGTFFNDEYAGYLHLQKVLAKKFILGSGIRYEHNSNFGNEWIPKFSLVYHPWSPTAFRASAAKGFRTPSIKDLFLYAPANPNLKPERLWNYEVGVNQSLGKYLSLDVCSFYYEGDRLIETTSIAPGKIQNQNIGEIQARGFEAAAQITPITNLSANLSYSWLNANKVIPFAPNKFNYMLSYQFNRFNITFYGEHIRELYTSYQLNQVPPKTIVEKLPNYALVNLKMNYRLFEGLLLEFGIENLFDQAYQILKGYPMPGRTLISNMMFSF; via the coding sequence ATGAAAAAAATTTTAGCTGTTGCACTCATCTTTTTATTCATTTGCTATCTAAACACAACAAATTTTGCCAATGAAAGAGCAAATGAACCTGATTCAATAAGATACCGTTTCGCGCCAGTGGTGGTTACCGGTCAGCGATTTGAGCTGCCGCAGAAAGATGTTGCGGCCAGCATTACCATCCTCTCCCCTATTGTACTTGGGCAGATCAATTTGAACACGGTGGCAGATGCGGTCTCGTATTTGGTCCCGGGAGTTTTTACGACCCGACGAGCAGTGATAGGATATGGTGTTGCTGCACTGGCTGGTGGCAGTATTACAGTCCGCGGCATGGGCGGAAAACCCAATTCCCAAGTATTGATGCTCATCGACGGCCGGCCAGATTTTCAGGGCATTTTTAGCCATCCAATCAATGACGCCTATTTTTTGGACAACGTCGATCGCATCGAAGTCCTCAGAGGACCAGCTTCTGCGGTCTACGGCACCAATGCCCTGGGCGGCGTGGTCAATATCATTACTCAGGAGCTTCCAACCCATGGCTTTGAAACGAAATTGGCAATCAGTTATGGCAGCTTCAATACTCAAAAATATCGTTTCCAACACCAGGGCTGCTTTGGTCATTTGAAATATCTTGTCAGCGCTGGCTATCTGAAGTCTGATGGACATCGCAGCAATTCTGCTTTTGAGTCACAAAATTATGCCATCAAAGTTGGCTACCAAATCGATAATCACTTTCGAATTGACTTCAATGGCAGTGCCACCCCATATCAATTTCAGGATCCAGGGCCAGAGCGCATTTTGCTTGCTGGATATTTCGATCACGGCGACATCGTTCGTAGTTCCATGGATTTGACATTCAGCAATCAATTCAACAGCACCAATGGAACCATAAAAATTCATGGCAATTTCGGCCATCATCAATTATCCGATGGTTGGAATTCCGACGATCAGACCAATGGCATCATCATCTTCCAGAATTTCGATTTGGCCCACGAAATTAAAACCACAATCGGATTTGACGCAAAACGTTTTGGCGGAACGGCTCATTCCAGAAATAAAAAACTCGGGACGTTCTTCAATGACGAATATGCTGGGTATCTACATTTGCAAAAAGTTCTGGCAAAAAAATTCATCTTGGGCTCTGGAATTCGTTATGAACACAATTCCAATTTTGGAAACGAGTGGATTCCTAAATTCAGCCTGGTTTATCATCCCTGGTCTCCAACAGCGTTTCGGGCATCAGCAGCTAAAGGGTTCCGCACTCCATCGATCAAAGATCTGTTCCTTTACGCGCCAGCTAACCCGAATCTTAAACCTGAGCGATTATGGAATTATGAAGTAGGAGTCAATCAGTCGCTGGGAAAATACCTTTCGCTGGATGTTTGCAGCTTCTATTATGAAGGCGATCGATTGATCGAAACAACCTCCATCGCCCCTGGCAAAATACAAAACCAAAATATCGGAGAGATTCAAGCCCGAGGATTCGAGGCTGCGGCTCAGATCACACCTATTACAAATCTCTCCGCAAACCTTTCATATTCTTGGTTGAATGCCAATAAGGTAATTCCCTTTGCGCCGAACAAATTTAATTATATGCTGAGTTATCAATTCAATCGCTTCAATATAACTTTTTATGGCGAGCACATCCGCGAGCTTTACACGAGCTATCAATTAAATCAAGTACCGCCTAAAACGATCGTCGAGAAGCTGCCCAATTATGCGCTGGTTAACTTGAAAATGAACTACAGGCTATTTGAAGGATTGCTATTGGAATTTGGGATCGAAAACCTATTCGATCAAGCTTATCAAATTTTGAAAGGTTATCCCATGCCAGGGAGAACCCTAATCAGCAATATGATGTTCAGCTTTTAA
- the nikR gene encoding nickel-responsive transcriptional regulator NikR, whose protein sequence is MSELIRFGVSIENDLLEKFDHLIQERNYFNRSEAIRDLIRSELVREQWQDSEAEAVGTITIIYDHEVGDLPHLLTHIQHDFHQQIISTMHVHLDNNHCLEVLALKGQTKIIRKIANKLISLKGVKHGKLVMTTSGKDV, encoded by the coding sequence ATGAGCGAGCTGATCCGATTCGGTGTTTCCATCGAAAATGACCTGCTGGAAAAATTCGATCATCTGATTCAGGAGCGGAACTATTTCAATCGCTCCGAAGCCATTCGCGATCTCATTCGCAGCGAGCTGGTTCGAGAACAATGGCAGGATAGTGAGGCTGAAGCAGTGGGCACAATCACCATCATCTATGACCACGAAGTTGGGGATTTGCCCCATCTTTTAACCCATATCCAGCATGATTTTCATCAGCAGATCATTTCAACCATGCATGTTCATCTAGATAACAACCATTGCCTTGAGGTTTTGGCGTTGAAAGGACAGACCAAAATTATTCGCAAAATTGCTAATAAATTGATCAGCCTTAAAGGCGTGAAGCATGGCAAGCTGGTGATGACAACCAGTGGGAAAGATGTTTAG
- a CDS encoding alpha-L-fucosidase: MNLKFGMFIHFSINTYYDAEWSDGTLNPSKFNPTELDTDRWCQVAVAAGMKYIVVNTKHHDGFCLWPTQYTDYSIKATPFKDDYLARVVNSAAKYGLKLGIYYSLWDRHEKSHDTDEFAYVEFMKNQLKELLTGYGDLVELWFDGFWKKQQSGWEKPLKNEAEEMVHGTAEAMAREDRFIQAWRSEGAYRWQMDHLYQYVKSLQPNCIVMNNSTTAYPGVPLHPVDARTGEKLTQSNFHDRKIWPWLGREIYLPLQIETTMSVKGNDQFPNGNWFWHEWDHSVMTPSQIKNLQKIAQQMDANLLLNVIITDKGKLRKEDEWTLLHLHD; encoded by the coding sequence ATGAATTTGAAATTTGGCATGTTCATCCATTTTAGCATCAATACCTATTACGATGCAGAGTGGAGCGATGGCACTCTGAATCCCAGCAAATTCAATCCAACAGAACTGGATACCGACCGATGGTGTCAAGTTGCTGTTGCGGCAGGCATGAAATATATCGTCGTCAACACCAAGCATCACGACGGCTTTTGCCTTTGGCCTACCCAATACACGGATTATTCCATCAAAGCCACTCCTTTTAAAGATGATTATTTAGCAAGGGTCGTCAATTCCGCTGCAAAATATGGATTGAAATTGGGGATATATTATTCCCTCTGGGACCGCCACGAGAAAAGCCATGACACCGATGAGTTCGCTTATGTGGAATTCATGAAAAATCAGCTCAAGGAATTGCTGACTGGCTATGGTGATTTGGTTGAGTTATGGTTCGATGGTTTCTGGAAGAAGCAGCAATCGGGCTGGGAAAAGCCGCTCAAAAATGAAGCCGAAGAGATGGTTCATGGAACGGCCGAAGCCATGGCTCGCGAGGACCGTTTCATTCAGGCCTGGCGCAGCGAAGGCGCCTATCGCTGGCAGATGGATCATTTGTATCAATATGTCAAGTCGCTTCAACCGAATTGCATCGTGATGAACAACAGCACGACTGCTTATCCAGGAGTACCTCTGCACCCAGTCGATGCGCGAACCGGCGAAAAATTGACCCAAAGCAACTTTCACGACCGCAAGATCTGGCCCTGGCTGGGAAGAGAGATCTATTTGCCGCTCCAAATCGAAACCACCATGTCGGTCAAAGGTAACGATCAATTCCCGAACGGCAACTGGTTCTGGCACGAATGGGACCACTCTGTGATGACGCCATCCCAGATTAAAAATCTCCAGAAGATTGCTCAGCAAATGGATGCAAATCTTCTTTTAAATGTCATCATAACCGATAAAGGAAAACTTCGAAAAGAAGATGAGTGGACATTATTGCATTTGCATGATTAG
- a CDS encoding alpha/beta hydrolase: MRLFIVFHFALLLLVSSTGYSQEVIKLWSDKIPGARVNTAIAEEKIVIENGSYRIQHVIEPTLMLYFPKPEQANGAAVIICPGGGYARLAMSHEGIEIAQWLAANGIVGIILKYRLPDDAIMENKAIGPLQDIQEAVRMARRNSQRWQIDPKKIGVIGFSAGGHLAASISTHFNKKIYDADSTSARPDFAILIYPVISMKPRITHPGSRDNLLGEAPDSAVVELFSNELQVSAETPPTFLVHAADDKSVSVQNSIEYFVALNQHGVPAELHIYEQGGHGFGLGKKTTAADWSSACLRWLKSRGVFK; this comes from the coding sequence ATGAGACTCTTTATAGTTTTTCACTTTGCGCTATTGCTGCTTGTCTCTTCGACTGGCTATTCCCAAGAAGTTATTAAATTATGGTCCGATAAAATACCGGGCGCCAGAGTGAATACTGCCATCGCCGAAGAAAAGATCGTCATAGAAAACGGCAGCTATCGAATTCAACACGTCATCGAACCCACATTGATGCTCTATTTTCCGAAGCCGGAGCAGGCAAATGGCGCCGCGGTCATCATATGTCCCGGCGGAGGCTACGCCAGGCTCGCTATGAGCCATGAGGGGATCGAAATTGCCCAGTGGTTGGCTGCCAACGGGATCGTCGGCATCATCCTGAAATATCGTTTGCCAGATGATGCGATCATGGAAAATAAAGCCATAGGGCCGTTGCAGGACATTCAGGAGGCGGTGCGCATGGCACGACGCAATTCGCAGCGCTGGCAAATCGATCCCAAAAAGATCGGCGTCATCGGATTTTCGGCAGGTGGTCATCTGGCTGCCAGCATTTCGACCCACTTCAACAAAAAGATCTATGACGCGGATAGCACCAGCGCTCGTCCTGATTTTGCCATTTTGATCTATCCGGTCATCTCAATGAAACCGCGAATTACTCACCCTGGATCGAGAGATAATCTGCTGGGTGAGGCTCCCGATTCAGCGGTGGTCGAGCTTTTTTCCAATGAATTGCAAGTTTCGGCTGAAACGCCTCCGACATTTTTGGTGCATGCCGCTGACGATAAATCGGTTTCGGTCCAAAATAGCATTGAATATTTTGTGGCATTGAACCAGCACGGTGTGCCAGCGGAGTTGCATATCTATGAGCAAGGAGGCCATGGTTTCGGCCTGGGTAAAAAAACGACTGCTGCGGACTGGTCTTCGGCTTGCCTGCGGTGGTTGAAATCCAGAGGCGTTTTCAAGTAA